TGTTTCTACTCACAGGAACTATAACAAAAGTGGTTCGTTTTTTTAAATCGCGTTTGTTTAAGTTGATATGCGTTTCTCCTGTTAAAGCAATTATTTTTGAAGGATTATTAATTGCCAGAGCTTCATCTCTTTCAAATTTATATACCAAGAATTTTACCGCTTCTTTAGCCATATTTTCGGGTAGTTTTTCCCATGATAATTGATATTTTCTACCTTTTATTTTCGTGAGCTTTATATGAGAAACGGGAGCAGGAAAAAATGAAACCTTTTTATTGGTTGGTGGCGGTAATGTTGGGTGTTGATAATAGTTCTCCTTTAATATTTTATTAATACCAAAGGCATTTTTATTAAAGCTTTTGGCACTAAAATAAGTTGAACCTTTAATCGTAGGTAAAGACCTATTCAAATCTAATTGCTTTTCAATTTCTGTTTTATTTTTTTGTTTCCATGCTTCATCTGTTTTACCTCCTAAGCGATACATGGCTTGCCCAATATATAGATTGGTATTATAGTTGTTTTTAGTCCACCATTCTGCTATTGTTTTATAGTCGGCTTTATCATGGCCAATTTGCCAATAAATTTGAGGAAGAATATAATCTAACCAACCTTTTTTTGTCCAAAGTAAAACATCGGCATATAAATGGTCGTAGTTGGTTTGTCCGGCATCGGTATTAGAGCCTGTTGGGTCATCAGCTTTATTACGCCATACGCCAAAAGGACTAATGCCAAATTGTACCCAAGGTTTAATGGATTTTATAGTTGTATGTAATTCTTCAATGATGGTATTCACATTGTCTCTACGCCAATTATCAATTTGATTG
The nucleotide sequence above comes from Aureibaculum algae. Encoded proteins:
- a CDS encoding glycoside hydrolase family 10 protein, translated to MFKKINYTIIIVLFSAQFIFAQKINHEFRGVWVATVNNIDWPSKKNLNPTKQKAELIKLLDQFKDLNFNAIIFQIRPTADAFYNSSYEPWSAYLTDSINSPPKPYYDPLAFAIAETHKRGMEFHAWLNPYRVLINYKNTTTKPLALLKEKPDWFLNYGETTYFNPGVPEVRTYTNKVVAEIVQNYDIDAIHFDDYFYPYKIANEVFPDADAFKKYGGKFYPNQIDNWRRDNVNTIIEELHTTIKSIKPWVQFGISPFGVWRNKADDPTGSNTDAGQTNYDHLYADVLLWTKKGWLDYILPQIYWQIGHDKADYKTIAEWWTKNNYNTNLYIGQAMYRLGGKTDEAWKQKNKTEIEKQLDLNRSLPTIKGSTYFSAKSFNKNAFGINKILKENYYQHPTLPPPTNKKVSFFPAPVSHIKLTKIKGRKYQLSWEKLPENMAKEAVKFLVYKFERDEALAINNPSKIIALTGETHINLNKRDLKKRTTFVIVPVSRNNNVGEGEVFVY